One genomic segment of Amycolatopsis sp. Hca4 includes these proteins:
- a CDS encoding transcriptional regulator — translation MTGQRTRTIDRGEQAELSRLLAAGPFDVALRAAIRARGLGLERIRYRLRGRGTTVSLATLSHWQSGRCRPERPESLEALRNLEDILNVPDGSLSKLLGPPRARTRFHALN, via the coding sequence ATGACCGGTCAGCGAACACGCACCATCGACCGGGGGGAACAGGCGGAGCTGAGCCGGCTGCTGGCAGCCGGACCGTTCGACGTGGCCCTGCGGGCGGCGATCCGGGCCCGCGGCCTCGGCCTCGAGCGGATCCGCTATCGCTTGCGCGGCAGGGGAACCACGGTCAGCCTGGCCACCCTCAGCCACTGGCAGTCCGGGCGGTGCCGTCCCGAGCGGCCGGAATCGTTGGAGGCGTTGCGGAATCTCGAGGACATCCTGAACGTGCCCGACGGCTCGCTCAGCAAGCTGCTCGGCCCGCCGCGGGCCAGAACGAGGTTCCACGCGCTCAATTGA
- a CDS encoding LLM class flavin-dependent oxidoreductase encodes MKPFRFGVVAGYAPDLTSWTAQAERVEKLGFDTLLATDPVGAADPFVLLGAAAAVTIDLTVGTFVLADPFRSAEALDWQVQTLHRQTRGRFELGLGVGRPGAGEHAKSLGREFPSPGERITRMAATIAHLKRTPDRPPLMLAAGGPKMLALAAQEADTVTFSWMPKTTETEAQSIVDRFRELAGERLPGIELGLNLMAVGTAPSPGIARWAGVDVPELAAGGAVTVLPEDPGAAAETLLRWRERWGISYVTINSGYAEPFAAIADETRKAGG; translated from the coding sequence ATGAAACCCTTCCGCTTCGGCGTCGTCGCCGGTTATGCGCCCGACCTGACCTCCTGGACCGCCCAAGCCGAACGGGTCGAGAAGCTCGGCTTCGACACCCTGCTCGCCACCGATCCCGTCGGTGCCGCCGATCCCTTCGTGCTGCTGGGGGCGGCCGCCGCGGTCACCATCGATCTCACCGTCGGCACCTTCGTGCTCGCCGACCCCTTCCGCAGCGCGGAAGCGCTCGACTGGCAGGTGCAGACCCTGCACCGGCAGACGCGCGGGCGGTTCGAGCTCGGGCTCGGCGTCGGGCGGCCCGGGGCGGGCGAACACGCGAAGAGCCTCGGGCGGGAGTTTCCCTCACCGGGTGAGCGCATCACACGGATGGCCGCCACCATCGCGCACCTGAAGCGAACACCCGATCGGCCGCCGTTGATGCTCGCCGCCGGGGGGCCGAAAATGCTGGCGCTCGCCGCGCAAGAAGCCGACACCGTCACGTTCTCCTGGATGCCGAAAACCACCGAAACCGAGGCGCAGTCCATTGTGGATCGATTCCGAGAACTGGCCGGGGAACGGCTCCCCGGGATCGAGCTCGGCCTGAACCTGATGGCCGTCGGGACCGCGCCGTCGCCGGGGATCGCGAGGTGGGCGGGGGTCGACGTGCCCGAGCTCGCCGCGGGCGGGGCCGTCACCGTGCTGCCCGAGGATCCCGGTGCGGCGGCGGAAACCCTTCTCCGGTGGCGGGAACGGTGGGGGATTTCCTACGTCACGATCAACTCCGGCTACGCGGAACCGTTCGCCGCGATCGCCGACGAGACCCGCAAGGCAGGTGGGTGA
- a CDS encoding enoyl-CoA hydratase/isomerase family protein: protein MPTVEFAVEDGIAQIRLNRPERLNAVAAVLVDDFLTALDAAARSDARVVVLSGNGRAFCAGHDLKEPTPAGDSRARLDRLQDVTRRLRALRQPVIAAVHGYAIGAGAEFALGCDLILAAEDAVFAFPEVSLGLSVTGAASRLLPLLVGPLKAKELLLLGERFDGRKAAELGMVNAAVPAEQLRAEALSWAKRIAEHPPAAAAMAKRVLDASTDLEPALELEVSHALITEHSAAVAASTEAFRSRA from the coding sequence ATGCCCACCGTGGAGTTCGCCGTCGAGGACGGCATCGCGCAGATCCGGCTGAACCGGCCCGAGCGGCTCAACGCGGTCGCCGCCGTGCTGGTCGACGACTTCCTCACCGCCCTCGACGCGGCCGCGCGCAGCGACGCCCGCGTCGTCGTGCTGTCCGGCAACGGGCGCGCCTTCTGCGCCGGTCACGACCTCAAGGAACCCACCCCCGCGGGTGACTCGCGGGCGCGGCTGGACCGGCTCCAGGACGTCACGCGGCGGCTGCGCGCGCTGCGCCAGCCGGTGATCGCGGCGGTGCACGGCTACGCGATCGGCGCCGGCGCGGAGTTCGCGCTCGGCTGCGACCTGATCCTGGCCGCCGAGGACGCCGTGTTCGCGTTCCCGGAGGTCTCGCTCGGGCTGAGCGTCACCGGGGCGGCGTCGCGGCTGCTCCCGCTGCTGGTCGGCCCGCTCAAGGCGAAGGAGCTCCTGCTGCTCGGCGAGCGCTTCGACGGCCGCAAGGCCGCCGAGCTGGGGATGGTCAACGCCGCCGTCCCGGCCGAGCAGCTGCGGGCCGAGGCGCTGAGCTGGGCCAAGCGGATCGCCGAGCACCCGCCGGCCGCCGCCGCCATGGCGAAGCGGGTCCTGGACGCGAGCACCGACCTCGAGCCCGCCCTGGAACTCGAGGTCAGCCACGCCCTGATCACCGAGCACTCGGCCGCCGTCGCCGCGTCCACCGAAGCGTTCCGGAGCCGGGCGTGA
- a CDS encoding amidohydrolase, whose protein sequence is MRVDAVYENATVWTGASLTSALAVLHGRVVALGDDARALSARSRVDLAGGFVVPGFHDAHNHMAWFGMGLDDVALSDCRSVEEVYDAVAARAATLPPGSWVVGSGYDQNKLVGGHPDRHGLDRAAPGMLVRLKHTSGHMTVVNSAVLDRLDLAHVPVGGDVMFDDGGSPTGLLREQAQLLLRPLTYPTPADRVVRGLERASERYLSEGITSVQEAGIGGGLVGETPAELAAYQQARDRGVLRVRSTVMVAASVLHDLPDDAGFGLDLGLRTGLGDEWLRIGPMKLFADGSLVGRTCAMHDPFDGEPDNRGYFQVPEDELTRTIRRAHEAGWQIATHAIGDRAITVVLDAYEAALAASPRTDHRHRIEHCAVLQPAELARLASLGIIPSPQGRFVNELGDGMRAALGEARVPWCYRLRSVLDAGCVLPASSDRPVVNGAPLLALADMVRRRTASGAPFAPEEALTPEQALRAYTYGSAYATFAERDLGTLEPGKLADFAVLSGSPLDESAVDALASGELSVQGTAVGGELCYQA, encoded by the coding sequence GTGCGAGTCGATGCGGTCTACGAAAACGCCACCGTCTGGACGGGCGCGAGTCTGACCAGCGCCCTCGCGGTCCTGCACGGCCGGGTGGTCGCGCTGGGCGACGATGCGCGTGCACTGTCCGCGCGCTCGCGGGTCGACCTCGCGGGCGGCTTCGTCGTGCCCGGCTTCCACGACGCGCACAACCACATGGCGTGGTTCGGCATGGGCCTCGACGACGTCGCGCTAAGCGACTGCCGCAGCGTCGAGGAGGTCTACGACGCCGTCGCCGCGCGCGCCGCCACGCTGCCGCCCGGGAGCTGGGTGGTCGGCAGCGGGTACGACCAGAACAAGCTCGTGGGCGGCCACCCCGATCGGCACGGCCTCGACCGGGCGGCGCCGGGGATGCTCGTGCGGCTCAAGCACACGTCCGGGCACATGACCGTGGTCAACTCGGCCGTGCTCGACCGGCTCGACCTGGCGCACGTCCCGGTCGGCGGCGATGTCATGTTCGACGACGGCGGCTCGCCGACCGGCCTGCTGCGCGAGCAGGCCCAGCTGCTGCTGCGGCCGCTCACCTACCCGACCCCCGCCGACCGGGTGGTGCGCGGGCTCGAGCGCGCGTCCGAGCGGTACCTGAGCGAGGGCATCACCAGCGTCCAGGAAGCCGGGATCGGCGGTGGCCTGGTCGGCGAGACGCCCGCCGAACTGGCGGCCTACCAGCAGGCGCGCGACCGCGGCGTGCTGCGCGTGCGCAGCACGGTGATGGTCGCCGCGAGCGTGCTGCACGACCTGCCCGACGACGCCGGCTTTGGCCTCGACCTCGGCCTGCGCACCGGCCTCGGCGACGAGTGGCTGCGCATCGGCCCGATGAAGTTGTTCGCCGACGGCTCCCTGGTCGGGCGCACCTGCGCGATGCACGACCCGTTCGACGGCGAGCCGGACAACCGCGGCTACTTCCAGGTGCCCGAGGACGAGCTGACCCGCACGATCCGCCGCGCCCACGAGGCGGGCTGGCAGATCGCGACGCACGCGATCGGCGACCGCGCGATCACCGTCGTCCTCGACGCCTACGAAGCCGCGTTGGCCGCTTCGCCGCGCACGGACCACCGGCACCGCATCGAGCACTGCGCGGTGCTCCAGCCCGCGGAGCTGGCCCGGCTCGCCTCGCTCGGCATCATCCCGTCGCCGCAGGGCCGGTTCGTCAACGAGCTCGGCGACGGCATGCGTGCCGCGCTCGGGGAAGCCCGGGTGCCGTGGTGCTACCGGCTGCGCAGCGTCCTCGACGCGGGGTGCGTGCTTCCCGCGTCCTCGGACCGGCCCGTCGTGAACGGTGCGCCCTTGCTCGCCCTGGCCGACATGGTGCGTCGGCGCACGGCGTCAGGCGCGCCCTTCGCACCCGAAGAGGCGCTGACGCCGGAGCAGGCGTTGCGCGCGTACACGTACGGCTCGGCCTACGCGACCTTCGCCGAGCGCGACCTGGGCACGCTCGAGCCCGGCAAGCTCGCCGATTTCGCCGTGCTGTCCGGTTCGCCGCTGGACGAGTCCGCTGTGGACGCGCTCGCTTCCGGAGAACTCAGCGTGCAAGGCACCGCCGTCGGCGGCGAACTGTGTTATCAAGCGTGA
- a CDS encoding TetR/AcrR family transcriptional regulator has translation MSSRERVRAAAVKLFATKGFHGTGIRDLAQEAELSSASLYHYMGTKEDLLAEIMHTALNRLLDAAREATAGGGDPVHRLRTLVALHVLAHAVGPAETRVVDNEVDVLSPAAREPVVALRDAYERLWASTIDEGVAAGVFRVAHPAVTRLALLEMCSGVARWYSPRGPLALDELAEHYAELASRALGCTSTPGVTDLRRCREIVAKEWGVSV, from the coding sequence GTGAGCAGCCGGGAGCGGGTGCGCGCGGCGGCGGTGAAGCTGTTCGCCACCAAGGGCTTCCACGGCACCGGCATCCGGGATCTCGCGCAGGAGGCGGAACTCTCCTCGGCCAGCCTCTACCACTACATGGGCACCAAGGAGGATCTGCTCGCCGAGATCATGCACACCGCGCTGAACCGGCTCCTCGACGCCGCCCGCGAAGCGACCGCGGGCGGCGGGGACCCGGTGCACCGGCTGCGGACGCTGGTCGCGCTGCACGTTCTCGCGCACGCCGTCGGGCCGGCGGAAACCCGGGTGGTGGACAACGAAGTCGACGTGCTGTCCCCGGCCGCGCGCGAGCCGGTCGTCGCCCTGCGGGACGCCTACGAACGGCTGTGGGCCTCGACGATCGACGAAGGGGTGGCCGCCGGGGTGTTCCGGGTGGCGCACCCGGCGGTGACCCGGCTCGCCCTGCTCGAGATGTGCAGCGGCGTCGCGAGGTGGTATTCCCCACGTGGCCCGCTGGCACTGGACGAGCTGGCCGAGCACTACGCGGAACTGGCGTCGAGGGCCCTGGGCTGCACGTCCACGCCCGGCGTCACCGACTTGCGACGGTGCCGGGAAATCGTCGCGAAAGAGTGGGGCGTGTCCGTTTAG
- a CDS encoding DUF6247 family protein, producing the protein MSTPASTDEPKYPSGTSPAAIRAALLPEDVPRFDRDYRHALDVAREALSLTDLVETLESWRRIAWSTQADPAAHRRMVQAAEHTQRTGEPPAGTRPWNSLKSELGL; encoded by the coding sequence ATGTCCACACCGGCGAGCACGGACGAGCCGAAGTACCCGTCGGGCACCTCACCCGCGGCCATCCGGGCCGCGCTCCTGCCCGAGGACGTACCCCGGTTCGACCGCGACTACCGGCATGCTCTCGACGTCGCCCGCGAAGCTCTGAGCCTGACAGACCTCGTCGAAACGCTGGAGTCCTGGCGACGGATCGCCTGGAGCACCCAGGCGGACCCAGCCGCCCACCGGCGCATGGTGCAGGCGGCCGAGCACACCCAGCGCACCGGAGAACCGCCCGCCGGCACCCGGCCGTGGAACTCGCTCAAGTCGGAGCTCGGTCTGTAG
- a CDS encoding GNAT family N-acetyltransferase, which translates to MPVRDAVFEDIEEICALIEEHAVYEDNHDLKLDRAEMSGHLFGPDPKAWVLIATPPGEPGTVAGFAFCSWNFSTWEARPGIWLDDLFVRPAHRRHGLGGELLDELRNRTTGRVEWDMQEGNEKGEAFYAQLGAEPVPGWIRYRWRP; encoded by the coding sequence ATGCCCGTCCGCGACGCCGTCTTCGAAGACATCGAGGAAATCTGCGCGCTCATCGAGGAGCACGCCGTCTACGAGGACAACCACGACCTGAAGCTGGACCGCGCCGAGATGAGCGGGCACCTGTTCGGGCCGGACCCGAAGGCGTGGGTGCTGATCGCGACCCCGCCGGGCGAGCCGGGAACGGTGGCCGGCTTCGCCTTCTGCAGCTGGAACTTCTCCACCTGGGAGGCGCGGCCGGGGATCTGGCTGGACGACCTGTTCGTCCGGCCCGCGCACCGCCGCCACGGCCTCGGCGGCGAGCTGCTGGACGAGCTGCGCAACCGCACGACCGGCCGCGTCGAGTGGGACATGCAGGAGGGCAACGAAAAGGGCGAGGCGTTCTACGCCCAGCTCGGCGCGGAGCCGGTCCCCGGCTGGATCCGCTACCGCTGGCGGCCGTGA
- a CDS encoding ATP-dependent acyl-CoA ligase, producing the protein MTPLAEIGTLAQLVTRAAALWPERTAWIFDHLDRTFTFAEVDRESSRIAAALAERGIGPGDRVAVMLRNQPEFPLTWLALAKIGAQLVPVNTNYQEFDGAHILRHSGAKLVVAASEFTELLGRIGLTEVITPDELRTDAAPPDFTPVPELPVNIQYTSGTTGAPKGCVLPNRYWTTLAVSLATDFPAVGEDDVILTAQPFHYIDPQWNVALGLAGGATLVVLDRFHPSTFWAKVREHGVTWFYCLGLMPTLLLRQEPSEADRDHRVRAICASAIPHDLHAELEARWGVPWYEAFGMTETGGDIRMTAADHDETVGTGCIGRPSRDREVLIAGDDGKPLPRGETGQLLIRGIGLMHGYHDDPDATAKAFENGWFHTGDLARMDAAGRVHYVGRTKDMIRRSGENVSADEVERALLLHPAVKLAAVVAVPDELRGEEIKAYVVCDGDRPDPAELAAFCAGKLAYFKVPRFWAFADALPMTPSERVAKGELRKVSDPRAGSWDAKAGAWL; encoded by the coding sequence GTGACCCCGCTGGCGGAGATCGGGACGCTCGCGCAGCTCGTCACGCGGGCCGCCGCGCTGTGGCCGGAGCGCACGGCCTGGATCTTCGACCACCTGGACCGGACGTTCACGTTCGCCGAGGTCGACCGCGAAAGCTCCCGGATCGCCGCGGCGCTGGCCGAGCGCGGGATCGGCCCCGGCGACCGGGTCGCCGTCATGCTGCGCAACCAGCCGGAGTTCCCGCTGACCTGGCTGGCGCTGGCGAAGATCGGCGCGCAGCTGGTCCCGGTCAACACGAACTACCAGGAGTTCGACGGCGCGCACATCCTCCGGCACTCCGGCGCGAAGCTGGTCGTCGCCGCATCCGAGTTCACCGAGCTCCTCGGCCGGATCGGCCTGACCGAGGTGATCACCCCGGACGAACTGCGCACCGACGCCGCGCCGCCGGACTTCACCCCGGTGCCCGAACTGCCGGTCAACATCCAGTACACCTCCGGCACCACCGGCGCGCCCAAGGGCTGCGTCCTGCCGAACCGCTACTGGACGACCCTCGCGGTCAGCCTGGCCACCGACTTCCCCGCTGTCGGCGAGGACGACGTCATCCTGACCGCGCAGCCGTTCCACTACATCGATCCACAGTGGAACGTCGCGCTGGGACTGGCCGGCGGCGCCACCCTCGTCGTCCTCGACCGCTTCCACCCCAGCACGTTCTGGGCGAAGGTGCGCGAGCACGGCGTCACCTGGTTCTACTGCCTCGGCCTGATGCCGACGCTGCTGCTGCGGCAGGAGCCGTCGGAAGCCGACCGCGACCACCGCGTCCGCGCGATCTGCGCGTCCGCGATCCCGCACGACCTGCACGCCGAACTGGAGGCCCGCTGGGGCGTGCCGTGGTACGAGGCGTTCGGGATGACCGAAACCGGCGGCGACATCCGGATGACCGCCGCCGACCACGACGAGACCGTCGGCACCGGCTGCATCGGGCGGCCGTCCCGCGACCGCGAGGTGCTGATCGCCGGCGACGACGGGAAACCGCTGCCGCGCGGGGAAACCGGGCAGCTGCTGATCCGCGGGATCGGCCTGATGCACGGCTACCACGACGATCCGGACGCGACGGCGAAAGCGTTCGAAAACGGCTGGTTCCACACCGGCGACCTGGCCAGGATGGACGCGGCCGGCCGCGTCCACTACGTCGGCCGCACGAAGGACATGATCCGCCGCAGCGGCGAGAACGTCTCCGCCGACGAGGTCGAGCGCGCCCTGCTGCTGCACCCCGCGGTCAAGCTGGCGGCCGTCGTCGCGGTGCCCGACGAGCTGCGCGGCGAGGAGATCAAGGCGTACGTCGTGTGTGACGGCGACCGGCCGGACCCGGCCGAGCTCGCCGCGTTCTGCGCCGGGAAACTGGCCTACTTCAAGGTTCCGCGGTTCTGGGCGTTCGCCGACGCGCTGCCGATGACGCCGTCGGAGCGGGTGGCCAAGGGCGAGCTGCGGAAGGTCTCCGACCCGCGCGCCGGGTCGTGGGACGCGAAGGCGGGAGCATGGCTGTGA
- a CDS encoding metal-dependent transcriptional regulator, which translates to MGDGSVRRSSSVEDYVRVIYGLVERGEAVTNASLAGRLEVSPSSASGMVTKLSQLGLVTHVPYRGIELTADGRLLARSVLRRHRLIETYLVSELGYTWDEVHAEADALEHAVSDRLVERIAAKLGNPVRDPHGDPIPAPDGSVEELPVRILDDLPPGAVGEIVRVWDTDPELLRYLTEHAINLGERIEVVERQPFGGPMVVKVGSPPDAATHAIGKEIAQALSVTLR; encoded by the coding sequence ATGGGAGATGGTTCGGTCCGGAGGTCCTCGTCGGTCGAGGACTACGTCCGGGTGATCTACGGCCTGGTCGAGCGGGGAGAGGCGGTCACCAACGCGTCGCTCGCCGGCCGGCTGGAGGTCAGCCCGTCCTCGGCGTCGGGGATGGTCACGAAGCTGTCCCAGCTGGGCCTGGTCACCCACGTGCCGTACCGCGGCATCGAGCTGACGGCTGACGGAAGGCTCCTGGCGCGCTCGGTGCTGCGGCGCCACCGGCTGATCGAGACGTACCTGGTGTCGGAGCTCGGCTACACGTGGGACGAGGTCCACGCGGAGGCGGACGCGCTGGAGCACGCGGTGTCGGACAGGCTGGTCGAGCGCATCGCGGCGAAGCTCGGCAACCCGGTCCGCGACCCCCACGGCGACCCGATCCCGGCCCCGGACGGCAGCGTCGAGGAGCTGCCGGTCCGCATCCTGGACGACCTCCCGCCGGGTGCGGTCGGCGAGATCGTCCGGGTCTGGGACACCGACCCGGAGCTGCTGAGGTACCTGACGGAACACGCGATCAACCTGGGCGAACGCATCGAGGTCGTGGAGCGCCAGCCGTTCGGGGGACCGATGGTGGTCAAGGTGGGCTCACCACCGGACGCGGCGACGCACGCGATCGGCAAGGAGATCGCACAGGCGTTGTCGGTCACCCTGCGCTGA
- a CDS encoding isochorismate synthase, which yields MSSLEPATPALDLAARYQRGDFLFTTAERALLAQGAIRTVTETDPRRLASAIPGVLAETGAPLAVGVLPFDTGPDTKVPGHLVVPRTVHRSSGTPSFPRETLPAPVRVRAVPSPVLHTEAVRAAVAALAARDLRKAVLARALDLDFAAPVPVESIVRNLAVGNARHFTYAAELPGGRSLVGATPELLLRRTGRTVFSSPHAGSMPRSADPVADRANGEALRTSRKDQLEHAVVIDYLVEALRPFCRTLDVPAGPELVTTPAIWHLRTPITGELADPEITALDLAAALHPTPAICGTPTEDARELVKELEPFDRDYYAGAVGWVDAAGDGEWAVAIRCAEIASTSMRLYAGGGIVAASDPQAELDETTAKFRTLLTAMGLEDVA from the coding sequence GTGAGTTCTTTGGAACCGGCGACCCCGGCACTCGACCTCGCCGCCCGCTACCAGCGAGGCGACTTCCTCTTCACCACGGCCGAGCGCGCACTCCTCGCGCAGGGCGCGATCCGCACCGTCACCGAGACGGACCCGCGAAGGCTCGCTTCGGCGATCCCCGGCGTCCTCGCCGAGACCGGTGCCCCGCTGGCCGTCGGTGTCCTGCCGTTCGACACCGGGCCCGACACGAAGGTGCCGGGCCACCTCGTCGTGCCCCGGACCGTCCACCGCTCCTCGGGGACGCCTTCTTTCCCGCGTGAAACCCTCCCGGCGCCCGTGCGGGTACGTGCGGTGCCGTCTCCGGTGCTGCACACGGAGGCGGTGCGCGCCGCGGTTGCCGCGCTGGCTGCTCGTGACCTGCGCAAAGCCGTCCTGGCCCGTGCCCTGGACCTCGACTTCGCGGCGCCGGTGCCCGTCGAGAGCATCGTGCGCAACCTGGCCGTCGGGAATGCCCGGCACTTCACGTACGCGGCCGAGCTGCCGGGCGGCCGGTCGCTCGTCGGCGCCACGCCCGAGCTGCTCCTGCGCCGGACGGGCCGCACGGTGTTCTCCTCACCGCACGCCGGCTCGATGCCGCGTTCGGCGGACCCGGTGGCCGACCGCGCGAACGGCGAGGCGCTGCGGACGTCCCGCAAGGACCAGCTCGAGCACGCGGTGGTGATCGACTACCTGGTCGAGGCGCTCCGGCCGTTCTGCCGGACCCTCGACGTGCCGGCCGGCCCGGAGCTGGTGACGACCCCGGCGATCTGGCACCTGCGCACGCCGATCACGGGCGAGCTGGCGGACCCGGAGATCACGGCACTGGACCTGGCCGCGGCCCTGCACCCGACCCCGGCGATCTGCGGCACCCCGACGGAGGACGCCCGCGAACTGGTGAAGGAGCTGGAGCCGTTCGACCGCGACTACTACGCGGGCGCGGTGGGCTGGGTGGACGCGGCGGGCGACGGCGAGTGGGCGGTGGCGATCCGCTGCGCGGAGATCGCATCGACGTCGATGCGGCTGTACGCGGGCGGAGGGATCGTGGCGGCGTCGGACCCGCAGGCGGAACTGGACGAGACGACGGCGAAGTTCCGCACCCTGCTGACGGCGATGGGCCTGGAGGACGTCGCTTAG
- the mihF gene encoding integration host factor, actinobacterial type, protein MALPTLTPEQRAEALAKAAEARKARSELLASIKSGQESIEKVLKQAKENKTIGKTKVTQLLKAVPGLGAVKVAALLEQAGIDPDRRAAGLGERQREALIDALK, encoded by the coding sequence TTGGCTCTGCCTACGTTGACTCCGGAGCAGCGCGCCGAGGCCCTGGCCAAGGCCGCCGAGGCTCGCAAGGCGCGTTCGGAGCTGCTCGCGTCGATCAAGTCCGGCCAGGAGAGCATCGAAAAGGTGCTCAAGCAGGCCAAGGAGAACAAGACCATCGGGAAGACGAAGGTCACCCAGCTGCTGAAGGCCGTCCCCGGCCTCGGCGCGGTGAAGGTCGCCGCCCTGCTCGAGCAGGCCGGCATCGACCCGGACCGGCGTGCGGCCGGCCTGGGCGAGCGCCAGCGCGAGGCGCTCATCGACGCGCTCAAGTAG
- a CDS encoding acyl-CoA dehydrogenase family protein, whose translation MDFSLSTEEREVRDWVRTFVQRELVPLEQEVLRRERAHQPGLTGEELKDLQLKAKESGFWGVLTPEEYGGMGLSAVMAALLEAELGRTFVPFRFGGAADNILFHANEEQKQTYLLPTISGERKSCFAITEPGAGSDAKAIRTTARKDGTDWIINGEKTFITGGNEADFTMVFAITDPEKGANGGVTCFLVDREAGWKSEYIDTMGEWGPASLIFQDVRVPETQILGEEGRGFELAMQWIGQGRYLLPARAIGSCERLISMAIEHANTRETFGQKIAERQAIQWMIADSGVELEALRWLVLHAAWQVDQGLDSRHAQSMAKLYGGQKANEIVDRVLQIHGGMGYTRELPVERWYRELRLLRIYEGTDEIQRRTIARNLLKGHVKVGGTLG comes from the coding sequence ATGGATTTCTCTCTCAGCACCGAAGAACGGGAAGTGCGCGACTGGGTCCGCACGTTCGTCCAGCGGGAGCTCGTGCCGCTCGAGCAGGAGGTCCTCCGCCGCGAGCGCGCGCACCAGCCCGGCCTGACCGGTGAGGAGCTGAAGGACCTCCAGCTCAAGGCGAAGGAGTCCGGCTTCTGGGGCGTGCTGACCCCGGAGGAGTACGGCGGCATGGGCCTGTCCGCCGTGATGGCCGCGCTGCTGGAGGCCGAGCTCGGCCGCACCTTCGTGCCGTTCCGGTTCGGCGGGGCCGCCGACAACATCCTGTTCCACGCCAACGAAGAGCAGAAGCAGACCTACCTGCTGCCGACCATCTCGGGTGAGCGCAAGTCCTGCTTCGCGATCACCGAGCCGGGCGCCGGGTCGGACGCCAAGGCCATCCGGACCACCGCCCGCAAGGACGGCACCGACTGGATCATCAACGGCGAGAAGACCTTCATCACCGGTGGCAACGAGGCCGACTTCACCATGGTCTTCGCCATCACCGACCCCGAGAAGGGCGCGAACGGCGGCGTCACCTGCTTCCTCGTCGACCGCGAGGCCGGCTGGAAGTCCGAGTACATCGACACCATGGGCGAATGGGGCCCGGCGTCGCTGATCTTCCAGGACGTCCGCGTGCCGGAGACGCAGATCCTCGGCGAGGAGGGCCGCGGCTTCGAGCTCGCCATGCAGTGGATCGGCCAGGGCCGCTACCTGCTGCCCGCCCGCGCGATCGGCTCGTGCGAGCGGCTGATCTCGATGGCCATCGAGCACGCCAACACCCGCGAGACGTTCGGGCAGAAGATCGCCGAGCGGCAGGCCATCCAGTGGATGATCGCCGACTCCGGTGTCGAGCTGGAAGCGCTGCGCTGGCTGGTGCTGCACGCCGCGTGGCAGGTCGACCAGGGCCTGGATTCGCGGCACGCGCAGTCGATGGCGAAGCTGTACGGCGGCCAGAAGGCCAACGAGATCGTCGACCGCGTCCTGCAGATCCACGGCGGCATGGGCTACACGCGGGAGCTGCCGGTCGAGCGGTGGTACCGCGAGCTGCGGCTGCTGCGCATCTACGAGGGCACCGACGAGATCCAGCGCCGGACCATCGCGCGCAACCTGCTCAAGGGGCACGTCAAGGTCGGCGGCACGCTGGGCTGA
- a CDS encoding 4'-phosphopantetheinyl transferase superfamily protein — protein MEIEVRWSSPLPTEDRFMRLLDDIEQGRFEAYRQEADKRRFLTGRVLAKTVAAERLGLAVEAVKFDATCEDCGKPHGRPRIPGADLTLSISHSGDLIGLAATPSVPVGLDVETATRRADEGLIEYALSPAEAAHLAGLDATEKAAAFFVYWTRKEAVMKATGKGLRIPLQSITFSRYDEPASLVSSGDPALDPATTRLADLKATDGYRAAIAVLTTEELSVTEEHWLPRL, from the coding sequence ATGGAGATCGAGGTCCGCTGGTCGTCGCCGTTGCCCACCGAAGATCGCTTCATGCGCCTGCTCGACGACATCGAGCAGGGGCGGTTCGAGGCGTACCGGCAGGAGGCGGACAAGCGGCGGTTCCTCACCGGCCGCGTCCTGGCGAAGACGGTCGCGGCCGAGCGGCTCGGCCTGGCCGTGGAGGCGGTGAAGTTCGACGCGACCTGCGAAGACTGCGGCAAGCCCCACGGGCGGCCCCGCATCCCGGGCGCGGACCTGACGCTGTCGATCTCGCACTCGGGCGACCTGATCGGCCTGGCGGCGACCCCGTCGGTCCCGGTGGGCCTCGACGTCGAGACGGCCACCCGCCGCGCGGACGAGGGCCTGATCGAGTACGCGCTGAGCCCGGCGGAGGCGGCGCACCTGGCCGGCCTGGACGCCACGGAGAAGGCGGCGGCGTTCTTCGTCTACTGGACCCGCAAGGAAGCGGTGATGAAGGCCACGGGCAAGGGCCTGCGCATCCCCCTGCAGAGCATCACGTTCTCCCGCTACGACGAGCCGGCGAGCTTGGTGTCCTCAGGCGACCCGGCCCTCGACCCGGCAACAACCCGCTTGGCGGACCTGAAGGCAACGGACGGTTACCGGGCGGCGATCGCGGTGCTGACCACCGAGGAGCTGTCGGTCACCGAGGAGCACTGGCTACCGCGGCTATAG